The Candidatus Deferrimicrobiaceae bacterium nucleotide sequence GCGGCGGTACGGCATCGCCTTCCTCCCTTCCGCGTAGTTGGTGAGGTACGCGACCGGGGCGTAGCATATCTCAAGTTCCCGGGCGAGGAAAGCCTCGGGGCACAGCGTCATCCCGACCATGTCCGCACCCGCCCGCGCGAGGAAGCGCACCTCGGCGGGGGTTTCCAGCCGGGGGCCCTCGGTGCAGGCGTACGTCCCGCCGTCGAGCAGCCGCGGCCCCCCCCCCACGGCCTTCGCGGCGTCAAGGAGGGCTTTCCTCACCGCCCCGCAGAACACGGGGAACTGCCGGAGAAACCCGATCCCCTTCCCCGGGAAGAACGTCGAGGGGCGGTTCCGCGTGAAATCGAGGAGATCGTCGGGGAGAACGAGGTCCCCGGGGCGCATGGCCTTCGCGATGATCCCCGGGCCGGACCAGGCGATGATCCGCTCGACCCCGAGGGCTTTGGCCGCGTAGATGTTCGCGCGGTAATTCACATACGGCGCGGTCTTCTCATACCCGCGCTCCCCGTGGCGGGAAAGGAAAAGGTAGCGAAACCCGCCGCGTTCGTACAAGTGGAAGGGGTTGGCGACGCCGAAAGGGGTTCGCACGCGCCGGGTCGTAAGGCGCAGGCCGAGCGATCC carries:
- a CDS encoding MTAP family purine nucleoside phosphorylase gives rise to the protein MRTPFGVANPFHLYERGGFRYLFLSRHGERGYEKTAPYVNYRANIYAAKALGVERIIAWSGPGIIAKAMRPGDLVLPDDLLDFTRNRPSTFFPGKGIGFLRQFPVFCGAVRKALLDAAKAVGGGPRLLDGGTYACTEGPRLETPAEVRFLARAGADMVGMTLCPEAFLARELEICYAPVAYLTNYAEGRKAMPYRRGVLFEGMLDRSGEGPVEKAKNAIPPLAVAAARALAGSKRDCPCAVSMERYRRAGAIGPDFRTWVSPPGRRRG